Below is a genomic region from Persicimonas caeni.
GACGCTGATGACCGAGCTTCAGAGCCTCGAGCGCGGCTTCGACGAGCGGGTCTACGCCCGTGACGGTGAGGTCGTGGTCAACACCTCCATCAACCCCGAGAGCTCCAACGACAACCTGCTCACCGAGCGCGAGGACACCGCCCGTGCCGAAATCGCCGAGGCACACCAGGCCATCACCGACGTGCTCGCCGAGGCGCGCGCCGAAGCTCTCAGCCAGGAGGAGCTGCGAAACCGCATCAACAACCAGATTGGCGACCTGCGCGCCGATCTCGTCGAGTATTGCGGGCTCCCCGCGGGCTGCTCGGTCGATGATTGGGCGACCGGCGTGGCCGGCTGCGAGGTCGACACGGCTGCGGGCCGCTGCGGCTTCGAGATCGACAGGGCGACCGGTGAGATCGCCGCCTTCGACATGGGCGACCAGAACGTCTCGGAGGCGGGCGGTGCGCTGCTCGAGCTGGCCGAGTCGGCTCAGAACGTCAAGATTGCCCGCCAAGACCTGCAGGCGCTCATTCAGCGGCTCAGCCTCGACTACAGCGAGCTCGAGGCCTTCGCCGTCGACATCGAGACGTGGAACCAGACACGGCTCGACGGCCTGCGCGAGCTCGAGGCGAATATCGCCCAGCGCCAGCAGATTCGAAACGACGCCGTCGAAGAGATTTTGGCCAATATCGCCGAGCGGGCCTCCATTCGCGAGGCGTCCATCGTGGATATGGGCGCGACGTTCTCTCAGTGGCAGTCGATGCGCGCCGGCAATATCGAGACGACGCTCGGGTTGATGACCCAGGCTGCCCAGGAGCGCAAGGCCGCCCGAGAACTCGGCCTGGCCGCCGACACGGTGATGGGAGCCTTCGAGGTCCTCGCCGAAGCCGTCCCCGACGAGCTGGGTGACGACGACGTGGTCATGGCGACCGCTGCTGCAGGCTTCTTGGCGGCCGGTGTGGCCGGCTCGACGCTCCTGAATATCCTGGCGCTCAACCGCGAGGCGAATGCCGAGCGGCTCGACCTGGCCGCCGAGGCGAACTCGATGATGCGCGAGGCCCAGATGGAATCCTTGGCCGAGGAGTACGAGCTCGCAAACGCCGTCGAGGATCACGAGCTGGCGACGCTTCGCGACGAGGTCGTGGCCCGCGACCAGCTCACCGACAAGCAGGTCGAGCAGCTCGAGCAGACCATCGAGCTCGCCCGCGCCTACCGCCAGGCTGAACTCACCTACAAGCGCGACCTGGCCGACTTTCGCGCCAAGCGCACCGAGCTTCGCCAGGAGCTGACCAAGATGACCGGCCTCGAGCTTCGCGTTCAGCAGGCGGTCACCCAATTCCAGCAGGGCCTGTCGGAGTATCGTCAGTGGGTCCAAAAGGCCCAGCTCACCCAGGCCAAGCTCGACGACCTGCTTCGCCAGCGCGACAATATCAACCAGATCATCGGCTCGCCGGCGGCCATCTTCGCCCGCGCCAACGATTTGGAGCGTGGCGAGCGCAAGCTCGAGCAGGCCAAAGACGCGCTCATGGATTGGCTTGTCACGCTCGAGTACTACGCGGTGCGTCCGTTCATGGACCAGCGCCTGCAGATCCTGCTTGCGCGCAACACCTACCAGCTCGAGAAGATCGCCGACGAATTGCTGCGCCTGCAGCGCGACTGCGGCGGGCCGATCAACGAGCTGACCACCACGCTGTCGGTGCGCGAGGACCTGCTCGGCATTCGACGCCCCGTCAAAGATCGGGTCACCGGCGAGCGCCTCGGCCCCGAGGAGCGCTTCCGCCGCGTGCTCCAGCGCGGCTACGTGCCGGTCGGAAAGCGCGTGCGCTACAGCACCGACGAGACCATCGGCGGGTTGATGGCCACCGACCCCGACATCCTGGCGGCGACCTTCTTCGTAGAGGTCAACGACTTCGCCAACCTCGAGTTGACGTGCAACGCCAAGATCAAGTCGATCAACGTCAAGCTCGACGGCGACATCGGCGAGGGCCGCCCGACGGTCACGCTGTTGTATGACGGCACGGCCACGCTCTTGTCGTGTCAGCCGAATATCGAGGAGTACGTCTCGCAATTCGGCCCGGGCGCGACGAGCTTCGGCAAGGTCACCCAGCTTCGCACCAGCGGCCGCAGCATGTCGCCGGCCGCGGGCATCAACGAGTTCATCGGCGCCGACGGCCAGGCCAGTGAGACCTTCGGCGGGCTGCCGTTGGTCAACCAGTACACAGTGCTCATCAACAAGAGCGCCGGCGAGAACCCCAACATCGACTGGAACGAGCTCGAGGATATCGAGCTCGAGCTGACCTACAGCTACCAGGACGTGTTCCCGGAAGGGCAGTGCGAGTGACCTGAGTGCACGAGACGCAAAACGCCCCGGTTCGACGATGTGTCGAGCCGGGGCTTTTTGTTGCAGGCAGCACATCTCGCGCTGGTGAATGCTACTGAATCAGGCTCAAGTCGAGGTTGCTGCAACGCAGCCGAAGGTTTGTCAGCGCGTGCATCGGCGTGTTGTTGGTGCCGAGCACGAAGCTCGCGGCGTATCCCGTCGCCACCGTGCCCACGGGGCATTCGCTCAGGCGGTCGGTCATGCCCGAGGCGTCCCAGCCGAAGATGTCGCTCGTGCCTGCGCTCAGCCCGACAGTCGCCGGGCTCGTGCCGGTATCGTTGGGAAGATGCAGGTCGATCACCGATGCGTTCAGCGTCAACTCCCGGATATGGTCGACGCTGTCTGCCTCGACGGCCAGCGAGGTGATCACCTCGGCCGGCTTGGTGCCCAATTGCAGCGTCTCGGTGGTGGTGGGGCTATCGTTGCGGTAGAGGCCGGCCCATAGGAGCCAACGTCCTGCGCTGAGCACCGTTTCATCGTCGATGCCGTCCCCGTCGCTGTCGCGCAAGTCGAGGCTCTCGCACTTGCCGCGCATGGCCGCAATCTTGAAGTACAAGGTGTCGACCTTGACCTCGATATCGGTCAGCACTTCGCCGTCGTTGCATTCGAATGAGGCCGACGAGGTCGGGAACGAAGGGACCCAGGTCGAGTTGGTCGAGGTCGTGCCCGGAGACAAGGCGCTCGGGCAGCCCTCGTTGGCGGTGCCGTCGCAGTTGCTGTCGATGGGGCTACCGTCGCTATATGCGTCGCAGATTTCGAGCGCGCCCGGATAGGCGGTGTCGTACTCGTCTTGGCAGTCCGTGCCCGGTTGCGTAGGGCCGTATTCGCCGACGCGCACCCCGGTCAAGTCGTCGCCGTAGCCGTCATCGTCGGCGTCTTTCATGCACGCCGTCGAGTTCTGCTCCAACTCGGCCGCCCCCGGGTAGATCTTGTGGTGGACGTCGAAGCAATCGTCGGCGTTGGTCACGTAGCCGGAAGGCTGGCTGCATGCTTCCACGGGTTGGTGAGTCGACCCGAAGCCGTCTCCGTCGAAGTCTTGGTAATAGGTCGTGGTGACGCCCTCGTCGACCTCACCGTCGCAGTTGTTGTCCTTTTGGTCACAGGCTTCGCTCAAGTTGGGCGCCTTCTCATCGTCGCCGTCGTCGCAGTCGGTGTTGTCGAGCACGTAGCCGGAAGGTTGGCTGCATTCGTCCCGGTAATTGGTCGGGTCGCCGAAGCCATCGGTGTCGGCGTCGAGGAAGTAGCGCGTGGTCACGCCGTCGTCGACGAGGCCGTTGCAGTCGTTGTCCTTCGTGTCGCACGTCTCCGTGTTGGTTGAATAACGCTGGTCGTCGCCGTCGTCGCAGTCGTCGGCGTTGGCGACGTAATCCGTCGGCTGCGTGCAGGCTTGCTGGCTCGTCGCCGCGTCGCCTTCGCCGTCGCCGTCGGTGTCGGCATACCAGGTCTGTGCGTCGATCGCCGTGGGTTCGTCTACGGTACCGTCGCAGTCGTTGTCCACGCCGTCGCACACCTCTTCAGCGGCCTGACCTGCGTCGCCGGCGCCGTACGCAGCGGCGTTGTCGTCGTCGCAGTCGTCGGCGTTGGCGACGTAGCCCGTCGGCGGGTTCTGGTTGGGGTCGCACAAAAACAGCGGCGAGTTCAGGTCGCCACGGCCGTCGCCGTCAGTGTCGGCGTACAGGAGGTTGTCGGGGTTGGTGATGGTGACCTCGCAGCCGTTGCTCACGTCGCCGTCACAGTCGGCGTGGGTCGGCTCGCCGTTTGCGTCGGTGTCGCACAGTGGGGTGCACGCCGGGGCGCTATTGCCGTTGGAGGTGACCGTCGAGCAGGTCTTGGTGCCGTTGGGCACCGCGCCCGAGCAGGTGTCGAAGCAGGCCGTGCAGTGCTCGGCGCCAAAGGCGTCGGCGCCGACCTGCTCGATCGCGTCGGACAGGCCGTTGCAGTTGTAGTCGAACTCGCCGCAGAACTGCGGGAAGGCATGGTTCGGGTCATTGGGCGCGTAGTAGGCGTCGGGGTTGACGTCGTCGCAGTCGTGCGGCGTGGTCGTGCCGTCGTCGGCGCAGCGTCCGTCGCCGAAGCCGTCGGCGTCATGGTCGCGGCAATTCGAGCAGGTCCCTTCGACGGGACGGCAGTAGCTGTTTTGGGCGTCGTCGCTCACGTCGCACACGAAGCCGCCGGGGCAGTCGACGTTGTCAGAGCAGCTCGGCAAGCAGGTGCCCGCCTCGCCGTCGGCGGCCGCGCCGGTCTGGAAATTCCAGCAGATGGCGCCCTCGTCGCCGCAGTCCTGGGTGCTCTGGCAGCTCGCGCACAGGCTGTCGTCGACGTCCTCGTCGAGGCCGAAGGGGGGGCGGCAAAGTGCACCGAAGGCCGCGCCGAGCTCTTGTTCGGCCGGGTCGAGCTGGTCGTCGAACGGGAACGCCGGCGCGCTCGCCGGGTAGGGTGGCGCGTCGACGAAGACGAGCTGGCAGGTGTGCGGCTCGGCGTCGGGCGTGGTGCCGTTCATCGACAGGTCGTCACAGGCGGCGACGTCGTCGGTGCACACATACGTGCAGATACCTTCGCCGGGGCTCACCGAGTCGAAGATCTCGGAGACCTGTACGCTGCTTCGGCCGTCCTGAGCCTGGCGGTTCAGCGAGACTTCTTTGGTGCAGTTGCCCAGCCCGACCGGGCAATCGGAGTCGGTATTGCAACTGCGATAGTCCGACAGGCTGCGCGCGGTGGCGCCGCCCGACCCGGCGTCGGCGTCCGA
It encodes:
- a CDS encoding MopE-related protein — translated: MFRSSRWTLVYLCFLAAAAAGCSDAGTNRSPLDAGRDAVSDTDFDASDIGPEDGGPDDADRHDAGDVEDTGEDADAESDADAGSGGATARSLSDYRSCNTDSDCPVGLGNCTKEVSLNRQAQDGRSSVQVSEIFDSVSPGEGICTYVCTDDVAACDDLSMNGTTPDAEPHTCQLVFVDAPPYPASAPAFPFDDQLDPAEQELGAAFGALCRPPFGLDEDVDDSLCASCQSTQDCGDEGAICWNFQTGAAADGEAGTCLPSCSDNVDCPGGFVCDVSDDAQNSYCRPVEGTCSNCRDHDADGFGDGRCADDGTTTPHDCDDVNPDAYYAPNDPNHAFPQFCGEFDYNCNGLSDAIEQVGADAFGAEHCTACFDTCSGAVPNGTKTCSTVTSNGNSAPACTPLCDTDANGEPTHADCDGDVSNGCEVTITNPDNLLYADTDGDGRGDLNSPLFLCDPNQNPPTGYVANADDCDDDNAAAYGAGDAGQAAEEVCDGVDNDCDGTVDEPTAIDAQTWYADTDGDGEGDAATSQQACTQPTDYVANADDCDDGDDQRYSTNTETCDTKDNDCNGLVDDGVTTRYFLDADTDGFGDPTNYRDECSQPSGYVLDNTDCDDGDDEKAPNLSEACDQKDNNCDGEVDEGVTTTYYQDFDGDGFGSTHQPVEACSQPSGYVTNADDCFDVHHKIYPGAAELEQNSTACMKDADDDGYGDDLTGVRVGEYGPTQPGTDCQDEYDTAYPGALEICDAYSDGSPIDSNCDGTANEGCPSALSPGTTSTNSTWVPSFPTSSASFECNDGEVLTDIEVKVDTLYFKIAAMRGKCESLDLRDSDGDGIDDETVLSAGRWLLWAGLYRNDSPTTTETLQLGTKPAEVITSLAVEADSVDHIRELTLNASVIDLHLPNDTGTSPATVGLSAGTSDIFGWDASGMTDRLSECPVGTVATGYAASFVLGTNNTPMHALTNLRLRCSNLDLSLIQ